A window from Hemibagrus wyckioides isolate EC202008001 linkage group LG17, SWU_Hwy_1.0, whole genome shotgun sequence encodes these proteins:
- the LOC131368166 gene encoding tripartite motif-containing protein 16-like — MAEASITTSQDQFICPVCLDLLKDPVTTPCGHSYCKVCINGCWDQEDVKGVFSCPQCKETFTPRPDLRRNNMLAEVVEKLKKTELQAASPAHCYAGPGDVECDSCTGRKHKAVKSCLVCQASFCEDHLKPHYQSPAFKKHKLVEACAELQEKICSEHDKLIDIYCHTDQSFICYLCMIDEHKGHDTISAKAERTEKQNELMEEQMKSQQRIQEKQKKMQELNQTVDTIKAAVDENERIFTELISSMEKKCSEVKELIKAQVKSDLRQAEQLLNRLQPEIDELQRRVSELEQLLQIPDDIDFLQSFPSLCFSPGCEDSPSFTVNQHLSFDGVRKSLSDLKKRVEQICEEEFKKIHPQGAAFQMILPSKPKTREDFLQYFCYLTLDPKTAHHQLILSEKNRMATRRLKDQRYPDLPERFDSWTQVLCKQSLRGRCYWEVEWSGMGVDISVALKNIRRKGRHNCSLFGRNRQSWSLQCFTFSHSFWHKKNKTELQGPAPYRIGVYLDRSVRTVSFYSISDKMRLLHRVHIASTKPLYAGFRVCYLYSTLKLCDPV; from the exons ATGGCAGAGGCCAGTATTACAACGAGTCAGGATCagttcatctgtccagtgtgtctggatctcctgaaggatCCAGTGACTACTCCCTGTGGCCATAGTtactgtaaggtgtgtattaatggctgctgggatcaggaggatgTGAAGGGTGTCTTCAGCTGCCCCCAGTGTAAAGAGACCTTCACTCCAAGGCCTGATCTACGCAGAAACAATatgctggctgaagtggtggagaaactgaagaagactgaactccaagctgcttctcctgctcactgttacgctggacctggagatgtggagtgtgattccTGCActgggagaaaacacaaagccgtcAAGTCCTGTCTGGTTTGTCAGGCTTCTTTTTGTGAAGATCATCTTAAACCTCACTATCAGTCTCCTGCCTTTAAGAAGCACAAGTTAGTTGAAGCCTGTGCAGAGCTccaagagaagatctgctctgaacatgacAAACTGATTGATATCTACTGTCATACTGACCAAAGCTTCATCTGTTACTTGTGTATGATAGACGAACACAAAGGCCATGATACAATTTCAGCTAAAGCAGAAAGAACTGAAAAACAG AATGAGTTAATGGAGGAGCAGATGAAATCCCAGCAGAGgatccaggagaagcagaagaagatgCAGGAGCTGAATCAGACTGTGGACACTATAAAG GCAGCGGTGGATGAAAATGAGAGGATCTTTACTGAGctgatcagctccatggagaaaaagtGCTCGGAGGTGAAGGAGCTGATCAAAGCTCAGGTGAAAAGTGACCTGAGACAAGCTGAACAACTCCTGAATCGATTACAGCCAGAAATTGATGAGCTTCAGAGGAGAGTTAGTGAGCTGGAGCAGCTTTTACAGATACCCGATGACATcgatttcctccag AGTTTCccgtctctctgtttttctcctgGATGTGAAGACTCACCCAGCTTCACTGTCAATCAACATCTCtcatttgatggagtgaggaaatctctctcagatctgaaaAAACGAGTCGAGCAAATCTGTGAGGAGGAATTCAAGAAAATCCATCCACaag GTGCAGCATTTCAGATGATTTTACCTTCAAAACCAAAGACCAGAGAAGATTTTCTGCAGT atttctgttatctgactctggatcccaaAACAGCACATCATCAactcattctgtctgagaagaacagaaTGGCGACACGTAGATTGAAAGACCAGCGATACCCTGATCttccagagagatttgactccTGGACTCAGGTGTTGTGTAAGCAGAGTCTGcgtggacgctgttactgggaggtggagtggagtggtaTGGGTGTAGACATATCAGTCGCACTTAAAAATATCAGGAGGAAAGGACGGCATAATTGTAGTTTGTTTGGACGCAACAGACAGTCctggagtctgcagtgttttactttctctcactctttctggcacaaaaaaaacaagactgagCTCCAAGGTCCAGCACCCTACAGAATAGGAGTGTATTTGGATCGCAGTGTCAGAACTGTGTCCTTTTACAGCATCTCTGACAAGATGaggctcctccacagagtccacatCGCATCCACTAAGCCTCTATACGCTGGGTTCAGGGTATGCTATTTGTACTCAACCCTGAAGTTATGTGATCCAGTTTAA